A genomic window from Pecten maximus chromosome 6, xPecMax1.1, whole genome shotgun sequence includes:
- the LOC117329026 gene encoding membrane-associated progesterone receptor component 1-like produces MAEEAASSEAGTGSIMSRFVSELFGSPLNIALLGICAFLFYKIVSSNRKSAAPPPQEPELPRMKKRDFTLEQLREYDGKGQDGRVLVAVNTKVFDVTRGKRFYGPGGPYAVFAGRDASRGLALFSLTEEAIKDEFDDLSDLTTMQMESVREWEMQFTEKYDYIGRLLRPGEEPRDYTDTEDEPSSEEKKDTDKKKD; encoded by the exons ATGGCGGAGGAAGCTGCAAGCTCGGAAGCGGGAACAGGCAGTATAATGTCTCGATTTGTGTCAGAACTTTTTGGAAGTCCACTGAACATTGCGTTACTTGGAATATGcgcatttttattttataaaattgtgTCGAGTAACCGGAAATCTGCTGCACCTCCACCTCAAGAACCCGAATTGCCAAGGATGAAGAAAAGGGACTTTACACTGGAACAACTGCGTGAATATGACGGGAAAGGTCAAGATGGCAGGGTTTTGGTAGCAGTCAACACAAAAGTGTTCGACGTAACGAGAGGGAAACGGTTTTATGGACCAG GAGGACCATATGCAGTATTTGCCGGACGGGATGCATCAAGAGGACTGGCCTTATTTTCATTGACAGAAGAAGCCATAAAAGATGAATTTGATGATTTGTCAGATCTAACCACAATGCAGATGGAGAGTGTGCGGGAATGGGAAATGCAATTTACAG aaaaatatgACTACATAGGTAGATTACTGCGGCCGGGAGAGGAGCCAAGGGACTATACAGACACAGAAGATGAGCCATCATCTGAGGAAAAGAAAGATACTGACAAGAAAAAGGACTGA